ATTTCTTCAACAGGTACCAAGGAACGCTGAACAATAGACTGGATTCCCTGACGAATCATTTTTTCATCTTCAACAATCAAAAGCTTTTTCATAAAGTACCCCCCTAGTACTGTTATTACTAAACCAACGGAATTTTAACCATTACCTTTGTATAGCAGTCTTTTCTTGATGCTATACTAATCCCATATTCTTCACCAAAGCTGATTTTTATTCTGTCTTGAACATTTTTTAAACCAATCCCATTTCCAGAGCTGCCGGTAGCCTCTAATTCACCTTCTATTTTTTTTTGCAGTTTCACAATCTCCTCCTCCGTCATTCCTCTTCCTGCATCCGTTATCTCTATAACACAGTAATGCTCATATAAAACTCCCTTCATATATATACTTGTATCCTCTGCCAGTTCTTCAATACCATGATATATTGCATTCTCGATAATAGGCTGCAAGGACATCTTCGGAATCTGCTGCTCGTATATTTGCTCCGGCATATTTAAGCTAAGATATATCTCATAATCAAATCTTAAATTTATCAACGCAAGATAATTTTTAATGTAATCAATTTCTTCGCTTACTGTTACATTTTTAGATACCCATTTCATACTATAGCGCAATAGTTTTCCTAATGCTGTTACTGCATCTGAAATATCATATTTTTCTTCAACCTCTGCCATCATTTTGATGGATTCTAAAACATTATAAATAAAATGTGCATTGATTTGATTTTGCAACGCCCTGATTTCTGAATCCTTACCCAATAATTCTCTCTTTATATTATCCTCCATAAGCTGAGTTATACGGTTTAACATTTTGTTAATTTGCTGTCCCAATTCGCCGATTTCATCCGTTGAGGAATTCTTAATACGTATCTCTAAATCACCTTTTTGAACCTTACGTATAATATACATAATTTCATAAAACTGCTTTAATATGATTTTTACCATTTTATCTGAGAAAAACAAAAGAATGATTACAATGATTAAAAAACAGCCCCAAAATATATTTCGAAAGGTATTAACAGAGGAGTACTCCTCCTTTAAAGAGACAATACGAAACAAATTACCCTTTAATTCTTTCACCGCTTTAAAACAGACAATAACCGGTTCTCCATCCAGTACCATCTGTTCATAAGCTATATCCTCTAAATCTCTCGGTATCTTCTCTAACACTACATTGATATCATCAAACCATCGGCTTTTATTCTCCCAGTCAAAATAATAGTTTCCGTTTTCGTCCACAAAACAGGTCCATTCTGCTTGGTTGGATGAATATATTTGGGGAAACAACAGCTCCATGTTGGTAGACACTTCTATTATAGCAGTTCTATTGTCACTCATCTGCTTTTCTGTTACCAGTGCAACCAGATGCTGTTTTCTTATGGAAGAAAAGGAAGGAAAAAGTTCGTCTACATAATCAAATTGCCACGTACCAGAGGTAATGATGCTATCCTTTGCCCAGGATAATCTTTTGATTCGTTCCTTTTGATACAGTATGGGCATCATTTCGGGAATCCCTTTATAGTCAGCATATACTCTAACCTGATATAAATAGGGGTTGGAATTAACGATTTTTTCAAGTGATTTTATTTCTGTCTGATAAAAGCTTAACAGCTCCTCTGTCTGAAAATTTTCACCGTCACAAAACCGCTCAACATACTGCCAGAAATTCTGGCTGTTTAGCATGACCTGCGTAGACATTTGGCACATTTCTACATTCTTTTGGATTTGCTCATAATTCTGCGTAAAGTTAAGTTCTACATTTTTAATTTTTTCTTTAATCTGAGAATCTCTAACGTTATCGAAAAAAAAGATAGACAGTATAATTAATGGAAGTACAATGATTGCCATAATAAGAACTGTAAACTTATGACTTAATTTTAAAGAAGAAAAGAAATTCTTAATCTTTTTCATAAAACTCCCATCTGTGTGATTTTTTCAACTTAACTCCCATCCGTGTGCTTTATCACACATTAAATCTAGAGGCTGAAAAACGCTGCTATACCTGACTTATTTTTTCTACTTCTATTATAACTCACAGCTTTTAGAATAGAAACCGTATCCATTTATTTTCCTCTTATTACATTAAAATCAATGGCAGAACAAGCCCCATGACTTCCTGTCTTCCCTGACTGAAAGTCTTAATATTTCTTTCAACCGGTGCATAAGAAAATCATGGAGCTTACCTATTTCTCTAATCTATAGTATCTATTTGATACCCAGTTTTTGCTTTGCCTCATTCATAAGATTGGTTTTCGTCTCAAGTACATTATCTATACCCCAATCCTTACGTTTTTGCATAAACTCCGCCCAGATAGTATCAAATTCAGCCTCGTTATCTGCAAGTAAAAGTTTAGGAAGTACCACACCCCATTCATTATCTACCTTGGACTGAATATCCGCTTCTTTAGAACCGGCTTCTAATGTTATCTCATATGGGGAAGTTGTTATAATATATGGGTAAGTCCATCGTTCCATCTGCCCAAGAGGATTGGGCGTTTCCACTGCCCACTTTAATGCCATGGCATTGTCCTGGAACATCCAGTAAGCTGAATCGGCACCATATAATTTATCATACTCCGTTCTGTCTGTCGTAAGAAGCTCCTTGATTTCTGGCTTCATGGTCTCTACTCCATCTACATAATCCCAAGTTACACCTTCTACACCCAACCAGGTCATATGCTGTCCATGTTCACTCATAAGATAGGAGAATAACTGGATGGCGCGGTCAGGGCGGTCACAGTTTTTTGATATCATGGTAAGTGTCCAACCATTGATACCTGTTCCAGGTAATGTATAAGCATCGCCTTTACTGTTCTTAGGTCCGTCTACTGCCATATAAATGCTATTAGGGTCGTTGGCATACAGAATCTTTTGCTGTGACTGTAAGTCCGTTCTTTGGTACAACATACAAAAATAACGTCCTTGAGCAATCTTTTCCTCCATCTGCGCTCTTTTGTCAATGAAAATATCGTCTGCCAGATAACCTTCTTCTCCCAGCTCGCGGAAGGTTTTTAACCATCTTACCAACTCAGGGTCAGTAAATCTATCATTAAATTCACCATTCTTTTCATAGGGCACAGCTAAAAAATTACATAAATAATTGTCAAAAGAATTATTACCGTTGGTAGCAAATTCATGAGCACCTATTGGTATCAACGGCTGTCCGTTCACTTCCGGAAATTGCTCTTTTGCTGCCTTTACCGCTGCTTTAAAGCCTTCCGGCGTTGTCATATCCGGACTTCCGATTGCTTCATAGATGTCTTTTCGAACTAAAAAGGTCTGATTGGAGGAAATATTATCATATTTTTCATAATCAGAAGGAGAAAAAGAGGAGTTTGGATAACCATAAATATGACCGTCTTTTTGGGTAAACCATCCAATACGCCCATCATCCGCCACCTTAAACCAATAGGGGTCATATTGCTCTGCCAACTCATCCAACGGATACACAAGCCCGTCTTCAATAATATCCCCAACCTGTGGTTCATACCACCCTAAAGTAACCAAATCCGGAAGAGAATCGGAAGCTATTAAGGAATTTAACTTTTCAGCCTCATTACCTGCCGGAACTATAAACTTAATATTAACACCCGTTTCTTCTGAAATTGTTTTGGATACCAGATTTTCACCCCAAGGCGTTGTAAACCATGAAAAGTTAATGTACCAGGTTAAATCCACCTTATCCTCTGCATTCTGCTGCCAGCCCGGTAGAGCCTCACCCGTTTCACTAACCTCATCGCTTCCGGTTTCTGTCTTATCCTCCGGTGCCTTTGTTGCAGCACTATCTCCGCTGCTTTTAGTCTGCTTTGTTTCATTCCTGCTGCACCCCGCAGCACTCAAAGCCATAATCAGTACCATCACCAGTGCAAGAACCTTTTTAAAACTCTTTTTCATCATATACCCTCTCCATACATCCGTTTACAGATGTATTACTGCCACAAAAAAATGTGAAAGAAGTACTCTGTGGCATTCCTTTCTTTTATTATATTTTCTTTCACATGATAATCCTTAGTCACTATTCCTTAACTGCACCCACCATCATTCCTTTTACAAAATATTTCTGAAGAAAAGGATATACACAACATATAGGTAGCGTAGTAATAACCATAGCCGCCAGTTTTATTGATGTGGAAGTGGTATCCCCTGCCGTAATATTAGAAGCTGATATGGAACCGGCAACCTGATTTGACTGTACCTGGGCAACCATGCGGTACAAATATGTCTGGATAGGCTCTAAGTCAACTCGGTTTGTCATATACATCAAACCGCCAAAATAATCATTCCATTGCCCTACACCAGCAAACAGTGCAATCGTTGCGAGTACCGGCTTAGATAATGGTAAAATAACTTTGATAAAGATACGCCAATCATTCGCACCGTCTATTTTCGCTGATTCCTCCAAAGATGCCGGAATTTCTCGGAAGAAATTTATAAATATCAGCAGATTAAAGAAATTAAATGCAGCCGGTATTATATAAACTAAAAAATTATTTAAAAGATTCAGATTCTTAAATAACAAGAAGGTTGGAATCAAACCACCTGAGAAGAACATGGTTATGGTACCCATTGCCATATAAAACTTTCTTCCTGCCAGGTTCTGCTTTGATAAGGGGTACGCAACCATGGCCGTAAAAAATACATTTAGACCAGTGCCAAGAATGGTTTTACCTATTGTAATCTTAAATGCTCGAAGCACGCTGCTATCTTCAAAGACAGTCTTATAGTTCTCCACAGAAAATACTCTGGGCCACCAATAGATTCCTCCCATCATGGCATCCTTGGCATCGTTAAAAGAATTGACCAGTACATACCAGATTGGATAGACACACAAAAAGCAAATAATTAACATAATCAAAGTATTTATGGTATCAAAAAGTATGGTACCTTTCGAACGTTTTATTTTAGAGGTGGTTATTTTACTCATACGTTTGCCTCCTTAGTATAGTGACCTGCCCAGCAGCTTCTTACTGGATTTGTTCGCTATCAGCAACAGCATTAAGGCAATCACTGCTTTAAACAATCCGACGGCTGTAGCATAGGAGTATTTCCCCATAGTCATACCGACCTGATAGACATAGGTATCAATAACCTGGCTTCTGGATACATTTATTTGATTTTTTAGTATTAATATCTGATCAAAATTGGAATTAAGCAAACCGGATATCTGTAAGATTAGCATTAAAGCAATCGTGCCTGTAATTGACGGCAGCGTTATAAAAAGTATTTTTTGTAATTTACTCGCTCCGTCTACTGTCGCAGCTTCATAAATCTGCTGGTCTACACCAGATATGGCAGCCAAATATATAATTGCCGACCATCCAAGCTCTTTCCAGGTATCTGTAATTAGTGCCATTCCCCAAAAGTACTTTGGCTGTCCCAGAAAGGAAACAGGTTCTTTTAACAGACCGACAGTAACAAAAAAATCATTGATAACACCGTCCTTGGCTAGCCAGGTAGTTAATATCCCACCGAGTACTACCCATGACAAAAAATGAGGCAGATATGATATAGTCTGTGATATCTTCTTAAACCTTGTTCCCCGGATTTCATTAATCAATAAAGCAAAGATAATTGGCAGTGGAAAGCCAATAAAAAGTTTTAACAGACTGATTCCTAAGGTATTAATCATAATGTCCGAAAAATTGGAATCCTGAAAGAATTCTTTAAAATATTGTAATCCTACCCAAGGTGCATCCGCTATTGGTCTTGTAATTTTAAACTTTTTAAAAGCTATTACGATACCTCCCATGGGTACATAATTAAACAGCAGCATCCATATAATTCCCGGAATCACCATGAATTGCAGATACTTCTGATTCCACCATTTTTTTAAGGCATATTGCTTTTCTGGTCTTACAGTTTTTGCCATTGTTACACCCCATTTCATGCCACAAAACTAAAGAGTGAATGAATTAATACGTGGCATCCTTTCTTCTCATTCATTCCGTTCACACCTTTTGGTTCGGTAATTTCAGAACTATTTTTTCTTTCTCCTCACTCTTTCGCACCATTTCCTTGACCTAATGATAACTGATTTTACTTGAAAGTATAATAGATTTATTTTTAAAAAGGTGTCATTTTTTTAGCGACACCAATACCATAAAAGAAATAGCATAAAAATACACCCTTAACGGCAAAAGTAGCTCCTAATCTATCCCCTAGACACGCTACATGTCCTATGGAAAAGCTAAGGAGCTACTTTCACAATTCAATTCTGGTACTAAACAAGTTGCCGTTACTCTTTCTTTCTGGTTAGGCTTGTGATTAGTTTTCGAAACAATACGCTTGATTTTTTAGTTTCATTACCATCTGCTAACATTTCTTCTATAAAATACTGTTGACTGTCAAATCCCCCCGCAACTTCTAATGCTGTACTCTGGTCACTTTCTAATGTCGGGCAATTATCTGTCTTTTGGTAGGTTCCATCACTTTTAAGAATTCTTGCCTTTATATTATCCGAAAACATAGTATTAAGTATATGTAATATACATTTTCGGAGGTCTTCGTCAAGGATAGGGCAGGCAATCTCCACTCTTCTTATCGTATTCCTTGTCATCATATCAGCTGAGGATATATAGATTCTTGCTTCTTTATCCTTTCCAAAACAATATATCCTTGAATGTTCTAAGAACCGTCCTACAATGCTGTATACGGTTATGTTATCCGTCTTCCCCGGTACATTAGGAAGCAGACAGCAAATTCCCCGTATCAATAACTTTACTTCCACTCCCGCCATGGAAGCTCCTGATAATTTCTGCATGATTTCTTTATCTGTAAGGGAGTTGGACTTAATAATAATTAATGCTGCTTCTCCCCTTTTCGCTTTTTCTATCTCATAATCCATAAGAGCCAGCAGATTATCTTTAAAAAAGTGCGGTGCAACAAACAGATTGCTATACTGTCCTTTCAAATTACCTAAAGACATATTTTTAAAGAATTCATTTGCTTCTTGTCCCAAATCCTGATTTGCGGTAATTAGTGATAAATCTGTATAAAGCTTTGCAGTCTTTTCATTATAATTACCTGTTCCAATCTGCGTTATATATTGTATTTTACTTCTATCCCTTCTGGTAATAAGACAGATTTTAGAGTGCACCTTATATCCTTCAAAACCATATATAACCGTACATCCTGCTTCTTCTAACCGCTCAGCCCATTCAATATTGTTCTTCTCATCAAATCTTGCCTTAAGCTCCATAAGGACTGTTACTTCCTTATTATTCTCGGCTGCCGTACATAGATAATCTATAATTCTTGAATTTTTAGATAACCGGTAGATGGTTATCTTAATAGAGATGACATTGGAATCCTGCGCACTTTCCCTAAGAAGATGTAAGAAGGGCTCCATCTGATGATATGGATAAAATAGGAGAATATCTTTTCTTCTACACTGGTTGGTAATACTCTCCCCCCTGCTTAAACCTGCCGGATAACCAGGCTCGAATACGGGATAACATAACTGTTTTTGCAATATGTCCGGCAATTCTTTTACTATATCAAATACATATCCCATTACAATAGGCGCTTCACAGAAAAAAATCTGTTCTTTTGTCAGACATAGCCTTTCCAGTAAAAAATTTGTGAGTACCTTACTTAATCGCCCCTGTACCTCTAGTCGAACCGGTGATAATCTGGCACGCTTTTTCAGCACCTTTCTCATTCGCTCTCTAAAGTCGTCATCCACCTCAAAAATCTCATCTTCAGGACTGATATCTGCATTACGGGTAACCGAAATAATAGCCCCGCACTCTATTTTATACATGCCAAAAATTTCGGCAATGTGTTCTAACACAATTTTCTCGGTTAATATATATCTGGTCTGGTTACCGGGGATTAGAACATAGGGCTTAAGTGATTGTGAAATGGAAATAAGTCCAAACTTTGTATTTTCACCGGCAAATTCACAAATAATGTACAGTCCTTTATTTATAAGATGGGGAAAGGGATGTCTTGAATCAATTACCTGAGGTGAGAGAATTGGAGAAACTTCGTTATGATAATATTTATCCAGATACTTTCGCTCAGACTTTTCAAGCTCCTTTATATTTAAATTAAAGACGTCAAACTGCCTTAGCTTCTGCTCGACAAGCTGATAGATGTTGTCTTTTTTCTTGCAAAGAGGTATCGTGTATTCAAAAATTTTATCCAACTGCTGCTTAGGGCTCATACCTGTTTTATTATCAAGGGTGTTATCCATCATCCCCAAGTCAACAAGACTCCCGACACGTATCATAAAGAATTCATCCAGATTACTGGTAAAAATTGATACAAATTTTAAACGTTCATAAAAAGGCACTGTTTCGTCCTGTGCTTCTTCCAATACCCTCTCGTTAAAACGAAGCCAGGATATCTCCCTATTCTGCATAAAGGTATTTTGTATTTTATGGTCAGCCTGTGCCATACACTACTCTCCTTTTATGATTCTTTCGTAAAGATATCCTTCTCTAATACCATAACTGCTTACTACAACCGATTTACTGTTGAAGTAGTCTGCAATCGTATCCAGCACAATTAAACCCGGTATAATCGTGTGAATACGGTCAGGTATATTTTGCAGTACCGGAGTTAACGTACTTCTATGGCTGTTATTAATACTATCCAACATCTTTTGTACATGAGAAACTTGAAATGTCTGGCTGCCCTTTTCTCCTTCAAACATATGATTACTTAATTTAACTGCTGCACGCATGGTACCGCCCACACCGCAAATTGTTGCATACACATCCTGCTTTAATTCAAGTGCCTCCATATTTTCTAGCACTGTTTTTCTGATTTCTTCCCTTTCTTCTTTTTTAGGAATAATCTTTTTAACATGCTTTATATATAAATTTAAAGAACCAATCGGCATACTGGTAGCATAAATAATTTCACGATTTTTAAAAGCAACCAGCTCTGTACTGCCACCGCCAATATCCACTAAGATACCGGAATCGCTTGTAATTACCCTAGTCGCTCCTTTAAAATCAAGCGTAGCTTCTTCTTCACCGGATAATAATTCCACATCATAACCAGTGCTTTGTTTTATTATGCTTATAACCTCCTTGGTGTTAACTATATTACGCAGGGAGGCTGTGGCAAACACATATACATCCTTTTGTTCGACCTGAAAATTGTTTAATAAACCAGTATACTCATTTAAAATCTCACAAGTTTTTTTTATACCATTTTTACTAAGCTGTTGGTTTTTTACATGATTTGCAAGACCTGCCATGGTCTTTTTTTGGAACAAAGATTTTACTTCATTGCCGGTATGTTCATAAATACATAATCTTATGGTGTTGGAACCTAAATCTACAATTGCGCTTATCATTAGCTGCCTCCTGTCCGGACAGTTACCTATCCTGCTAAAAGTATAGAAATTGTATGTTAAGCATATGTAAATTATATGTTACTATTAGGTAAATAAAAAAATAGGGAAATTTGCAGAAAATATTTATACGATACTATTATCTTTGATACTATCTTACAGAACCTCATAACCTCTTTTTAATACTTCTCTTCTAACATACTGAAAGGTCTTTTCTTCACCCATGTCTTTTAGCATAACCAAAAGCTTTTCCAACAAATCTTTTGTTTCAGCATGTATGATATAATGCTCTTTCGAGGCATGAAAATATGCCAATGCATCACCGTCTGTGTACTTTTCCTTGTTATAATTTTTACTGGCCGCTATTCTGTCGCAAAACATTTCAACTACATATTTTACAGGCATTTTCATGCCTGCCATTGGTGCTCCTTTATTTACACTATAATCAATCCAATATTCAAGATGATGTTTGTTTCTGCCCTTATGGTGGAGCCACGCCAAACTATAACCCTTGTCCTGACGCTCAGCATTATTGGGACTCTGGTCACCTTGAAAATACTTTGCGCCTACTAAAAATTCCGTCAGTGAGTATTTAGACAGGTCATGCAGCAATCCCTGCTTATACAAGCCGACGGAAAAACAATATTTCATTACAAGCCATTTGTGGTGGTTGATTGTCTTTAAGTGCCTTAGCCATTTCATACGTATCGATCCTTCCCAAATTACTTCCTTTCCTGCTATTATGCGTGATTCCCTTCGTGTAGTCAAGTACCGTTAAACCTATTCCATTATTTTATGAGATACACCATTAAATTATTCACGTTTAAAGGATTTAAATAAAAACTTCCTGCTTTGGGAAGAATTTATATATCCATATCAATGCTGAAATTATCTGTTATGGAAATCAAAGAAAACTATATAATATCCGGCACTGTACCTTCATAGCATACAGAACCGGATATTACATAGTTTTATGAATTACACTTGTTGATCTACAGCAATACCTTTCATATCTTCTTCCAGAAGCTTCTGGGTCAACTTCTTTATCTCTCTTTCTAAGTCCGTCTGCAGTTTAGCAACATCATGAATCTGCTCTACCTCTTCTGAGTTAACCGTTTCCTTAGTAGGTGTATTACCACTAACAAGTTCCTCTTCTTTTTCTTTTTCTTTGATTTCCTCTTCTTTTTCTTTATTTTCTTCTATCTTCTTATCGATAGTATCCTTAGCTTCCTCTAGGTACATGCCTATGGCTTCTTTACTGGCAGCTTCTAAGATATCTTCCGCTACTTTACTGCCGTCTACCATAAATTTGGTTTTTAAACGTCCTTGTTGAATACCGTTAATCGTAGCGTTTTCTGACTCAATTTCCTTTTTTGCTGATTCATATTGATTCTTCCAGGCATCCTTCATTTTATGATATTCTAAAGCATTCTTCTGGTAGTCGGTAAGCTTTTCATCTATATTAAATACTGCCTGTGCCGTCTTATAGTTCCAGCTGCCCTTATAATCTACTTCTTGTCCTCCCATCTCCATAAGAATTGCTTTTTCTTC
The nucleotide sequence above comes from Anaerocolumna cellulosilytica. Encoded proteins:
- a CDS encoding type 2 periplasmic-binding domain-containing protein, yielding MMKKSFKKVLALVMVLIMALSAAGCSRNETKQTKSSGDSAATKAPEDKTETGSDEVSETGEALPGWQQNAEDKVDLTWYINFSWFTTPWGENLVSKTISEETGVNIKFIVPAGNEAEKLNSLIASDSLPDLVTLGWYEPQVGDIIEDGLVYPLDELAEQYDPYWFKVADDGRIGWFTQKDGHIYGYPNSSFSPSDYEKYDNISSNQTFLVRKDIYEAIGSPDMTTPEGFKAAVKAAKEQFPEVNGQPLIPIGAHEFATNGNNSFDNYLCNFLAVPYEKNGEFNDRFTDPELVRWLKTFRELGEEGYLADDIFIDKRAQMEEKIAQGRYFCMLYQRTDLQSQQKILYANDPNSIYMAVDGPKNSKGDAYTLPGTGINGWTLTMISKNCDRPDRAIQLFSYLMSEHGQHMTWLGVEGVTWDYVDGVETMKPEIKELLTTDRTEYDKLYGADSAYWMFQDNAMALKWAVETPNPLGQMERWTYPYIITTSPYEITLEAGSKEADIQSKVDNEWGVVLPKLLLADNEAEFDTIWAEFMQKRKDWGIDNVLETKTNLMNEAKQKLGIK
- a CDS encoding Ppx/GppA phosphatase family protein; the protein is MISAIVDLGSNTIRLCIYEHTGNEVKSLFQKKTMAGLANHVKNQQLSKNGIKKTCEILNEYTGLLNNFQVEQKDVYVFATASLRNIVNTKEVISIIKQSTGYDVELLSGEEEATLDFKGATRVITSDSGILVDIGGGSTELVAFKNREIIYATSMPIGSLNLYIKHVKKIIPKKEEREEIRKTVLENMEALELKQDVYATICGVGGTMRAAVKLSNHMFEGEKGSQTFQVSHVQKMLDSINNSHRSTLTPVLQNIPDRIHTIIPGLIVLDTIADYFNSKSVVVSSYGIREGYLYERIIKGE
- a CDS encoding carbohydrate ABC transporter permease, translated to MSKITTSKIKRSKGTILFDTINTLIMLIICFLCVYPIWYVLVNSFNDAKDAMMGGIYWWPRVFSVENYKTVFEDSSVLRAFKITIGKTILGTGLNVFFTAMVAYPLSKQNLAGRKFYMAMGTITMFFSGGLIPTFLLFKNLNLLNNFLVYIIPAAFNFFNLLIFINFFREIPASLEESAKIDGANDWRIFIKVILPLSKPVLATIALFAGVGQWNDYFGGLMYMTNRVDLEPIQTYLYRMVAQVQSNQVAGSISASNITAGDTTSTSIKLAAMVITTLPICCVYPFLQKYFVKGMMVGAVKE
- a CDS encoding ABC transporter permease codes for the protein MAKTVRPEKQYALKKWWNQKYLQFMVIPGIIWMLLFNYVPMGGIVIAFKKFKITRPIADAPWVGLQYFKEFFQDSNFSDIMINTLGISLLKLFIGFPLPIIFALLINEIRGTRFKKISQTISYLPHFLSWVVLGGILTTWLAKDGVINDFFVTVGLLKEPVSFLGQPKYFWGMALITDTWKELGWSAIIYLAAISGVDQQIYEAATVDGASKLQKILFITLPSITGTIALMLILQISGLLNSNFDQILILKNQINVSRSQVIDTYVYQVGMTMGKYSYATAVGLFKAVIALMLLLIANKSSKKLLGRSLY
- a CDS encoding sensor histidine kinase → MKKIKNFFSSLKLSHKFTVLIMAIIVLPLIILSIFFFDNVRDSQIKEKIKNVELNFTQNYEQIQKNVEMCQMSTQVMLNSQNFWQYVERFCDGENFQTEELLSFYQTEIKSLEKIVNSNPYLYQVRVYADYKGIPEMMPILYQKERIKRLSWAKDSIITSGTWQFDYVDELFPSFSSIRKQHLVALVTEKQMSDNRTAIIEVSTNMELLFPQIYSSNQAEWTCFVDENGNYYFDWENKSRWFDDINVVLEKIPRDLEDIAYEQMVLDGEPVIVCFKAVKELKGNLFRIVSLKEEYSSVNTFRNIFWGCFLIIVIILLFFSDKMVKIILKQFYEIMYIIRKVQKGDLEIRIKNSSTDEIGELGQQINKMLNRITQLMEDNIKRELLGKDSEIRALQNQINAHFIYNVLESIKMMAEVEEKYDISDAVTALGKLLRYSMKWVSKNVTVSEEIDYIKNYLALINLRFDYEIYLSLNMPEQIYEQQIPKMSLQPIIENAIYHGIEELAEDTSIYMKGVLYEHYCVIEITDAGRGMTEEEIVKLQKKIEGELEATGSSGNGIGLKNVQDRIKISFGEEYGISIASRKDCYTKVMVKIPLV
- the ppk1 gene encoding polyphosphate kinase 1 — its product is MAQADHKIQNTFMQNREISWLRFNERVLEEAQDETVPFYERLKFVSIFTSNLDEFFMIRVGSLVDLGMMDNTLDNKTGMSPKQQLDKIFEYTIPLCKKKDNIYQLVEQKLRQFDVFNLNIKELEKSERKYLDKYYHNEVSPILSPQVIDSRHPFPHLINKGLYIICEFAGENTKFGLISISQSLKPYVLIPGNQTRYILTEKIVLEHIAEIFGMYKIECGAIISVTRNADISPEDEIFEVDDDFRERMRKVLKKRARLSPVRLEVQGRLSKVLTNFLLERLCLTKEQIFFCEAPIVMGYVFDIVKELPDILQKQLCYPVFEPGYPAGLSRGESITNQCRRKDILLFYPYHQMEPFLHLLRESAQDSNVISIKITIYRLSKNSRIIDYLCTAAENNKEVTVLMELKARFDEKNNIEWAERLEEAGCTVIYGFEGYKVHSKICLITRRDRSKIQYITQIGTGNYNEKTAKLYTDLSLITANQDLGQEANEFFKNMSLGNLKGQYSNLFVAPHFFKDNLLALMDYEIEKAKRGEAALIIIKSNSLTDKEIMQKLSGASMAGVEVKLLIRGICCLLPNVPGKTDNITVYSIVGRFLEHSRIYCFGKDKEARIYISSADMMTRNTIRRVEIACPILDEDLRKCILHILNTMFSDNIKARILKSDGTYQKTDNCPTLESDQSTALEVAGGFDSQQYFIEEMLADGNETKKSSVLFRKLITSLTRKKE
- a CDS encoding DUF5662 family protein; translated protein: MKWLRHLKTINHHKWLVMKYCFSVGLYKQGLLHDLSKYSLTEFLVGAKYFQGDQSPNNAERQDKGYSLAWLHHKGRNKHHLEYWIDYSVNKGAPMAGMKMPVKYVVEMFCDRIAASKNYNKEKYTDGDALAYFHASKEHYIIHAETKDLLEKLLVMLKDMGEEKTFQYVRREVLKRGYEVL